The Peromyscus eremicus chromosome 8b, PerEre_H2_v1, whole genome shotgun sequence genome contains a region encoding:
- the Prr18 gene encoding proline-rich protein 18 — protein MIRLLGGVMSFQPMPPPPPPPPPPPPSRTPGGPAARQLSRRPCVPPAPSPPAAAGEKKKRPPEMLLSSSWPSATLKRPPGRRGPGLGPGLGPGTPQPPTSARVLPQSSPGRGGASTTCSAPRRVACSHSPGGATAAGTPAGAGSGPDDTTRFSLSLTPEAILVIQRRHLEKQLLARPRRPFPTPSPDPRRPLVPCPRTRTATLRRGGPPTSVPDAPLAVAVSSRPPGASLMPGGLQATMPSHRPSSLRPVLKVSLLNEKHKYDDEEYEEEVEVVDEGLVRKCTEWLRGVESAAAARGRTGHLDSLPHLSTL, from the coding sequence ATGATCCGCTTGCTCGGCGGCGTCATGTCATTCCAGCCtatgccgccaccgccgccgccgccgccgccgccgccgccctccCGAACCCCGGGGGGCCCCGCCGCGCGCCAGCTATCCCGGAGGCCCTGCGTGCCGCCCGCGCCCTCGCCGCCTGCCGCCGCCGGGGAGAAGAAGAAGCGGCCGCCCGAGATGCTGCTCTCCAGCTCCTGGCCCTCCGCCACCCTGAAGAGGCCGCCAGGCCGCCGCGGTCCCGGCCTGGGTCCCGGCCTGGGTCCCGGCACCCCGCAGCCGCCGACCTCCGCACGCGTTCTGCCCCAGTCCTCTCCGGGCCGTGGGGGAGCCTCTACCACGTGCTCCGCGCCCCGGCGGGTCGCCTGCAGCCACAGCCCAGGGGGAGCCACCGCCGCGGGGACTCCTGCGGGGGCGGGGTCCGGGCCAGACGACACCACGCGCTTCTCCTTGAGCCTCACTCCTGAAGCCATCCTGGTCATCCAGAGGCGCCACctggagaagcagctgctggCACGGCCGCGCAGGCCCTTCCCCACACCCTCGCCGGACCCTCGGCGCCCACTGGTCCCCTGTCCCCGGACCAGGACCGCGACCCTGCGGAGGGGCGGCCCCCCCACCAGTGTCCCCGACGCGCCTCTGGCTGTGGCTGTCAGCAGCCGCCCACCCGGCGCCTCGCTGATGCCGGGAGGTCTGCAGGCCACGATGCCCAGCCACCGCCCCTCCAGCCTGCGCCCGGTGCTCAAGGTGTCGCTGCTCAATGAGAAACACAAGTACGACGATGAGGAGTacgaggaggaggtggaggtggtggacgAGGGCCTGGTGCGCAAGTGCACCGAGTGGCTGCGCGGGGTGGAGTCGGCCGCCGCTGCCAGGGGCCGCACAGGGCATCTGGACTCGCTGCCTCATCTGAGCACGCTATGA